Proteins found in one Dermacentor silvarum isolate Dsil-2018 chromosome 8, BIME_Dsil_1.4, whole genome shotgun sequence genomic segment:
- the LOC119462559 gene encoding uncharacterized protein LOC119462559, which produces MAPVNKKLLLLQKKKLYLLKKKALLLQPNPRRWWVRPSWQNRKTESEFYTTTLFLMTHDLEVFRKYYRMTPETFEKLHSLLETRISKQWVLREPVPSRCRLAITLRYLASGMQIQDVAMAFKVGISTTSNIVKEVCALLWDVLRPKCMKFPANVEQWQDIAKGFESRWDFPHCIGDVDGKHVQIEAPPHSGSQYFNYKGTYSIVLMAVVDSQLRFVCIDVGAYGSQSDGGVFKASKIGKLLSQGALNLPPPQLLPLSTAVAPYVFVGDEAFQLRPDFLRPYPGRCLAEDLRLFNYRLSRARRCAENAFGVLSSRFRIFRRPMNLLPENARMVTLAASALHNFLRDDVSYIPERYVDEVDTFGNLVEGQWRQEAEENAFLNLQHHGAHNYTKSAAETRDVFRNYFVHEGAVLWQRERCGLLP; this is translated from the exons ATGGCGCCCGTCAATAAGAAGCTCCTgcttcttcagaaaaaaaaactttacttgCTGAAGAAGAAGGCACTCCTGCTACAACCAAACCCCCGTCGATGGTGGGTGAGGCCGAGCTGGCAGAACAGAAAGACGGAGTCCGAGTTCTACACAACG ACCCTCTTTCTGATGACCCATGATCTGGAGGTGTTCCGAAAATATTATCGGATGACACCAGAGACATTCGAAAAACTGCATTCGTTGCTAGAAACAAGGATTTCAAAGCAGTGGGTTTTACGGGAGCCCGTGCCCTCACGATGCCGCCTTGCCATCACATTGAG ATACCTAGCATCGGGGATGCAAATTCAAGATGTTGCCATGGCATTTAAGGTAGGCATATCGACTACCAGTAACATTGTGAAGGAAGTATGTGCACTTCTGTGGGATGTCCTTCGACCCAAGTGTATGAAG TTCCCAGCAAACGTTGAGCAGTGGCAGGATATTGCCAAGGGCTTTGAGAGCAGGTGGGATTTCCCACACTGCATAGGTGATGTGGATGGGAAGCATGTCCAAATAGAAGCCCCTCCGCATTCGGGATCTCAATATTTTAATTATAAG GGCACCTACTCCATCGTTCTAATGGCTGTAGTGGACAGCCAGCTACGATTTGTCTGCATTGATGTGGGCGCATACGGATCGCAGAGTGATGGTGGTGTATTCAAGGCATCGAAGATTGGGAAACTTCTCAGCCAAGGTGCTTTAAACCTGCCTCCTCCTCAGCTGCTCCCACTGTCCACTGCCGTAGCCCCTTATGTCTTTGTCGGCGACGAGGCGTTCCAGTTGAGGCCTGACTTCCTGCGGCCGTACCCTGGCAGGTGCCTCGCAGAGGACCTGCGCCTCTTTAACTACCGCCTCAGCAGAGCAAG AAGATGTGCCGAGAATGCATTTGGGGTGCTGTCATCAAGGTTCAGGATTTTTCGTCGACCGATGAACCTTCTACCAGAAAATGCCAGAATGGTGACACTCGCAGCAAGTGCTCTGCACAATTTCCTTCGTGATGACGTGTCCTACATTCCAGAAAGATATGTGGACGAGGTAGACACCTTCGGCAACCTTGTGGAAGGGCAGTGGCGCCAGGAAGCTGAGGAGAATGCTTTCCTTAATCTGCAGCATCATGGTGCACACAATTACACAAAGTCTGCAGCCGAAACGCGGGATGTGTTTCGCAACTATTTTGTGCACGAAGGAGCTGTGCTGTGGCAACGTGAGCGCTGTGGCCTTCTACCATAG